A DNA window from Phragmites australis chromosome 11, lpPhrAust1.1, whole genome shotgun sequence contains the following coding sequences:
- the LOC133885427 gene encoding LOB domain-containing protein 1-like: MDSSCDTACTAAATLPHGASSPPTQPQPAVVLSPCAACKILRRRCVDRCVLAPYFPPTEPHKFATAHRVFGASNIIKLLQELPEEQRADAVSSMVYEASARIRDPVYGCAGAICQLQKQVSDLKAQLARAHAELAGSRAQHAHLLALLCVEVAAGGHLASPAYCAAMDYSSQLVVPTSQAANALYVVDGLQASPVGWADEPLWT; encoded by the exons ATGGACTCCTCGTGCGACACGGCGTGCACCGCGGCCGCGACGCTGCCGCACGGGGCCTCGTCGCCGCCGACGCAGCCGCAGCCGGCGGTGGTGCTGAGCCCGTGCGCGGCGTGCAAGATCCTCCGGCGCCGCTGCGTGGACCGGTGCGTGCTCGCGCCATACTTCCCTCCCACCGAGCCCCACAAGTTCGCCACCGCGCACCGCGTCTTCGGCGCCAGCAACATCATCAAGCTCCTGCAG GAGCTGCCGGAGGAGCAGCGCGCGGACGCGGTGAGCAGCATGGTGTACGAGGCGAGCGCGCGCATCCGGGACCCCGTCTACGGCTGTGCCGGCGCCATCTGCCAGCTGCAGAAGCAGGTCAGCGACCTCAAGGCGCAGCTCGCGCGCGCGCACGCCGAGCTCGCCGGCTCCCGCGCACAGCACGCGCACCTCCTCGCGCTCCTCTGCGTCGAGGTCGCCGCTGGCGGGCACCTCGCGTCGCCGGCCTACTGCGCGGCCATGGACTACTCCTCGCAGCTCGTCGTCCCCACCTCGCAGGCCGCCAACGCGCTGTACGTTGTCGACGGCCTACAGGCCAGCCCCGTCGGCTGGGCCGACGAGCCGCTCTGGACATGA